Proteins co-encoded in one Arthrobacter globiformis genomic window:
- a CDS encoding dihydrolipoamide acetyltransferase family protein: MSETKVFPLPDLGEGLTEAELVNWLVAVGDEIRVDQPIAEVETAKSVVEVPSPYAGTVAELHGEPGQTLDVGKPLISVVEPGEDNAPPVEPVKTEPVEEKAPVVELVETEPVGTGPAKTSSAEAVAAEIYRTEERAGSGNVLIGYGTPGGNATVRRTRPRRPRSLVEPADTPKAEAKLTTSADDLLLQRTRVPGKLGAVISPLVRRMAKEHGVDLGHVHGSGDSGLIMRRDVEAAITKPAEVEPVVNEPRPLVEPVEIGPADSRVSAGSPTGTIDSRTGLNITSRTPVRGVRKAVAANMARSRAEIPEATVWVDVDATALVELRAGLKKTDTHNTPGLLAFIARFVTAGLKKYPALNTRFVSAEDTSGGESQEILSFGGVNLGFAAQTDRGLVVPSIRNADKLTARELDAEVKRLTAVARDGKATPAELGSGTFTVNNYGVFGVDGSAAIINYPEVAILGVGRIVDKPWVVGGELAVRKVTELTLTFDHRVCDGGTAAGFLRYVADAIESPTSLLADL; the protein is encoded by the coding sequence ATGAGCGAAACCAAAGTATTCCCCCTCCCTGACTTGGGCGAAGGCCTCACCGAAGCCGAACTCGTGAACTGGCTCGTGGCCGTGGGCGACGAAATCCGCGTCGACCAGCCCATCGCCGAAGTGGAGACGGCGAAGTCCGTGGTGGAAGTCCCCTCCCCGTACGCAGGTACCGTCGCCGAGCTGCACGGCGAACCCGGCCAGACCTTGGACGTAGGAAAACCACTAATCTCGGTGGTTGAGCCTGGCGAAGACAACGCACCGCCGGTTGAGCCTGTCAAAACCGAACCTGTCGAAGAAAAAGCCCCGGTTGTTGAGCTAGTCGAAACCGAGCCCGTCGGAACGGGGCCTGCCAAAACCAGTTCCGCAGAAGCCGTAGCGGCCGAAATCTACCGGACCGAAGAAAGAGCAGGCTCCGGCAACGTCCTCATCGGCTACGGAACTCCTGGCGGCAACGCAACGGTCCGGCGGACCCGGCCCCGGCGCCCTAGGTCGCTGGTTGAGCCTGCCGACACCCCAAAGGCTGAAGCCAAACTGACTACCTCAGCCGACGATCTCCTTCTCCAGCGGACTCGTGTCCCGGGCAAACTCGGTGCTGTCATCTCACCGCTCGTGCGACGGATGGCGAAAGAGCACGGCGTGGATCTTGGACACGTGCATGGTTCGGGAGACAGCGGTCTGATTATGCGCCGCGACGTTGAAGCGGCTATCACTAAGCCGGCGGAGGTTGAGCCTGTCGTAAACGAGCCCCGCCCGCTGGTTGAGCCTGTCGAAATCGGGCCTGCTGACAGCCGGGTCTCGGCAGGCTCGCCTACGGGCACGATCGATTCCCGCACCGGCCTCAACATCACCAGCCGGACCCCTGTCCGCGGCGTGCGCAAAGCCGTCGCGGCCAACATGGCCCGCAGCCGCGCCGAGATCCCCGAGGCAACGGTCTGGGTGGACGTCGATGCCACTGCGCTGGTGGAGCTCCGCGCCGGATTGAAGAAGACCGACACACACAACACGCCCGGGCTGCTCGCATTCATTGCCCGCTTTGTCACGGCAGGCCTTAAGAAATACCCGGCGTTGAATACGCGGTTTGTCAGCGCCGAGGACACTTCAGGTGGGGAGTCCCAGGAGATCCTGTCATTCGGCGGGGTCAACCTCGGGTTCGCTGCACAGACCGACCGCGGCCTAGTGGTTCCCTCGATCCGCAACGCGGACAAGCTCACCGCCCGAGAACTAGACGCAGAGGTCAAGCGGCTGACCGCCGTCGCACGGGACGGGAAGGCGACGCCAGCTGAACTCGGCAGCGGCACCTTCACGGTGAACAACTATGGCGTGTTCGGAGTGGACGGTTCCGCGGCGATCATCAACTACCCAGAGGTGGCAATTCTGGGCGTGGGCCGGATCGTCGACAAACCTTGGGTAGTCGGCGGTGAACTCGCCGTCCGCAAAGTCACGGAGCTGACCCTGACCTTTGACCACCGTGTCTGTGATGGCGGAACAGCTGCCGGTTTCCTTCGCTACGTGGCGGATGCAATCGAATCCCCAACTTCATTGCTGGCCGACTTGTAG
- a CDS encoding alpha-ketoacid dehydrogenase subunit beta, translating into MSPTITTSSEANGNVSSATARAAASAAATAEAAGPQPVTMAKALNTAMADAMHADQSVLVFGEDVGRLGGVFRITDGLMATFGEQRCFDTPLAESGIVGMAVGMAINGMRPVIEMQFDAFAYPAFEQIVSHVAKMHNRTKGKVKLPMVIRVPYAGGIGGVEHHCDSSESYYAHTAGLKVYTPATVADAYRMLREAIDSDDPVMFMEPKKLYWSKDLVDLDALRAEYEANAESGRFTEGSAAVARSGTDATLIAYGPSVPTALAAAAAAAEEGRSLEVIDIRTIVPFDDETVAASVRKTGRAVVIAEAHGFASVSSEIVARVQERCFHHLAAPIRRVTGFDVPYPAPKLEHYYLPGVDRILDAVDDLQWED; encoded by the coding sequence ATGAGCCCCACCATCACCACATCATCTGAGGCTAATGGCAACGTCAGCTCCGCCACCGCCCGGGCAGCCGCATCCGCCGCAGCCACCGCGGAAGCGGCAGGACCGCAACCGGTCACCATGGCCAAGGCATTGAACACCGCGATGGCCGATGCCATGCACGCTGATCAGTCCGTCCTGGTCTTCGGCGAGGACGTCGGCAGACTGGGCGGCGTCTTCCGCATCACCGATGGCCTCATGGCCACCTTCGGAGAGCAACGCTGCTTCGACACGCCCCTGGCGGAATCGGGAATCGTCGGGATGGCCGTGGGCATGGCCATTAACGGCATGCGGCCCGTCATCGAGATGCAGTTCGACGCCTTCGCCTATCCGGCCTTCGAGCAGATCGTCAGCCACGTGGCAAAGATGCACAACCGAACCAAGGGCAAGGTGAAGCTGCCCATGGTCATCCGTGTTCCCTACGCCGGCGGCATCGGGGGAGTGGAGCACCACTGCGACTCGTCGGAGTCCTATTACGCCCACACCGCCGGACTGAAGGTCTATACGCCGGCGACCGTGGCCGATGCATACCGTATGCTCCGGGAGGCCATCGACTCGGATGACCCCGTGATGTTCATGGAGCCCAAAAAGCTGTATTGGTCCAAGGACTTGGTGGACCTGGACGCACTACGTGCGGAGTATGAGGCAAATGCCGAAAGCGGACGGTTCACTGAGGGGAGCGCCGCCGTCGCCCGCTCCGGCACGGACGCGACACTGATCGCGTACGGGCCGTCCGTCCCCACCGCACTGGCGGCCGCCGCCGCGGCCGCCGAGGAAGGCCGCTCGCTGGAGGTCATCGACATCCGAACGATCGTTCCGTTCGACGACGAAACCGTCGCCGCGTCCGTCCGGAAGACCGGCCGTGCCGTGGTGATCGCCGAGGCGCACGGGTTCGCGTCGGTGTCGTCGGAGATCGTGGCGCGGGTCCAGGAACGCTGCTTCCACCATCTGGCGGCACCGATCCGCCGCGTCACCGGATTCGACGTGCCGTACCCGGCACCGAAACTCGAGCACTACTACCTGCCCGGCGTGGACCGCATCCTCGACGCCGTTGACGACCTCCAGTGGGAAGACTGA